The Natronolimnobius baerhuensis DNA segment GCCAGCGTGGTTCGCCCTCGTCAATCCGTTCGCGTTCGTGCTGTTCCTGATCGCAAACTTCGCGGAAGTCGGCCGGAATCCGTTCGACATGCCCGAAGCACCGGCGGAACTCATTGCAGGGTATCAGACGGAGTACTCATCTGTGTACTTCGTGCTCGTCTATCTCGGCGAGTTCCTGCATATCTTCCTCGGTGGGGCGATCATTACGACGATCTTCCTCGGCGGCCCGGCTGGCCCGGGTCCTGAGGCGCTTGGAATCGTCTGGTTCATCCTCAAAATCTGGGCGGTCTTCTTCCTGACCCAGTGGATGCGCTCGGCGATTCCCCGCGTCCGTATCGACCACCTGATCGAAATCGGCTGGAAGGGACTGCTCGTTCTTTCCTTCGCGAATCTGTTCCTGACGGCAGCTATCGTCGGGGTGATTGCATGATTGGACTCCTCAAATCGATGGCGACGACGATGAAACACGCACTGGATGGCTCTACCTTCACGGTGGAGTATCCAGACACCGCACCGGACGTTTCGCCGCGCTTTCGCGGCGTCCACAAGTGGAGTCAGGAACGGTGCATCTGGTGTCGTCAGTGTGAGAACGTCTGTCCGAACGACACGATTCAGATCGTGATGGACGACAAGCGAAACGGCGAACAGTACAACCTCCACATTGGACAGTGCATTTACTGTCGGCTCTGTGAGGAAGTCTGTCCGACCGATGCCATCCTGCTCACCCAGAACTTCGAGTTCACCGGCGACACCAAACAGGACCTCGTCTACAACAAAGAGCAACTGAAGACGGTTCCATGGTACAAAGATATCGACCCACTCGAGTCACGCGAACCTGACCGGGGAGCGTGGATCGGCGACGGAGAAGGGGAGGTCGATTATCAGTGATGGGACGCTCGTTCCCACGGTCAAACGGGCATCTTTGCACACGTCAACAATGACATATGAGCTACTCGCGTTCGCGCTGTTTGCGTCCGTCACGCTCGCCAGCGCGCTGGGTGTGGTCCTGTTACAGGATCCATGGCACTCGGCGCTCATGCTCGGCGTTGCGCTGATGAGCATCGCGGTTCATTTCGTGATGCTGGCGGCGGAGTTCGTCGCCATGATGCAGATTCTCGTCTACGTTGGCGGGGTTCTCATCCTCATCACGTTCGCCGTGATGCTCACCCAGCGCGATGAGACGGACGACGGCGTGGATTCCGATGAGGTGGTACAGACATGACGCGGCGACCGAAGCTTCGACTCGGCTCGACACTTGCACCGGGCATCCTCGCAGTGGGACTGTTCGCGCTGATGGCGCTGATCGTTTTGAACACACCATTCGGTACGATGCCCGATGCAGCGTTCGAGGTCGACTCAATCACCGCCGCAATCGGCTACGCGCTGTTCGATCTCGGGCCGCTGCAGGAAACGGACGGCGTCTCCGGCACCGAGCCGTTCCTCGCTGCGTTCTTGTTGATCGCGCTCACGCTCGATGCGGCACTCGATGCCTCGCTCGTCCTCGCAAAACGTGAGGAATCGGGCGAGCCGGTTGCCGCCCTTGCAAGTCGTGGCTCCGACGCAGGTGACGCCACGGACGGAGGTGCAGACTGATGACGGTCGGGATCGAGTACTACGTGCTCCTGTCGATGGCGCTGTTCTCGATTGGCCTCTTTGGCGTCCTAACACGCCGGAACGCACTGTTGTTCCTGATGTCAGTCGAGCTCATGCTGAACGCGGCGAACATCAATCTGGTCGCCTTTGCGTTCTATCACGGCAATCTGTCGGGGCAGGTGTTTGCGCTGTTTGCGATGGCGCTTGCTGCCGCGGAGGTTGCGGTTGGACTCGGCATCATCCTGGTGTTGTATCGCAACTTCCGTGACGTCGACGTCACGGTTCCGACGACGATGAGGTGGTAAGATGGAAGGTGTATTTGATTTCGCTCCGGCGATTGCACTGTTCCCGCTCGTGGCGTTCGTCGTCGCGCTGGCCTTTGGCAAGCATATGCCAAAGAAGGGCGCGCTGGCGGGCATCATCGCGACGGCAGGCTCGCTCGTACTGTCGGTGTTGATGCTTGCGGCCGTCGCGATTGGTGAAGAGGGGTACTATCACGAAACGCTCTACGAGTGGACCGCAGGTGAGGCGGCGAGTCAGGTCGGTGCCGAGGGGATTTCGTTCACCTTTGGCATCCTGATCGACCCGCTGGCGGCGTTGATGCTCGTCATCGTCTCGCTCGTTGCGTTCCTCGTGCACGTCTTCAGCCTCGGCTACATGAACGACGAGGGCGAAACTGGCCTGCCGCGATACTACGCCGGGCTCGGCCTCTTTACGTTCAGCATGCTCGCGTTCGTCTACGCGGACAACCTGCTGATGGCCTTCATGTTCTTCGAACTCGTGGGCCTGTGTTCGTTCCTGCTGATCGGCTTCTGGTTCCGCACGCGCTCGGCCCCGTCGGCCGCGAAGAAGGCGTTTCTGGTCACCCGCTTCGGTGACTACTTCTTCCTGGTTGGGGTCGTCGCCATCGCAGCCACGTTCGGCACGCTCCAGTTCGCCGGCGACGACTCGTTCGTCGTGGCCGCCCAGACAGCTATCGACGGCGGCGATGAACTGTTCGGCTTCGACGCCCAGACGTGGGTGACGATCACCGGATTGCTCGTACTGGGTGGTGTGATGGGTAAATCCGCTCAGTTCCCACTGCACACCTGGCTGCCCGACGCAATGGAAGGTCCAACCACCGTTTCCGCACTGATTCACGCGGCGACGATGGTCGCAGCCGGTGTCTACCTCGTCGCGCGGATGTTCGGCTACTACGCACTCAGCCCGACAACCCTCGCGATTATCGCGTTCATCGGTGGCTTCACAGCACTGTTCGCCGCCACGATGGGCGTCGTCAAAGACGACATCAAACAGGTACTGGCGTACTCGACGATTTCCCAGTACGGGTTCATGATGCTCGGTCTCGGCGTCGGCGGCTACGTCGCCGGGGTCTTCCACCTCATGAACCACGCCTTCTTCAAGGCCTTGCTGTTCCTGGGTGCCGGTGCCGTCATCGTCATCATGCACCACGAACAGGACATGTGGAAGATGGGCGGGCTCAAGGACAAAGCGCCCGTCACCTACTACACGTTCCTCGCGGGCGCACTCGCACTCGCGGGCATCATCCCGTTCTCGGGCTTCTGGTCCAAGGACGAAATCCTGTACGACGCCCTGATCGTCGGCCTCGAAGAACCCGTGATTATGGCCGCCTACGCGATGGGTCTCGTCGCCGTCTTCTTTACCGGCTTCTACACCTTCCGGATGGTCTTCTTGACCTTCCACGGTGAGCCGCGATCCGAGACGGCCGAGAACCCACATCCCGTCGGCTGGTCGATCAAAGCACCGCTGATCGTACTTGGCGTCCTCGCGCTCGTCGCGGGTGCGGCAAACCTCGCGCCGGTCGCTAAACTCGCCAACGTCGACATTACGTTCCTCCAGAGTTGGCTGGAAGGTGGCGTCGGCGACGCGACGTACGCCGCCTACTCGGAGACACTCTTCAGCGGTGACGATCCGGTCTACAACACCGACTACATCGGCACGGAAGAGACCACGGTCCTGGTCGCGGCTGGGCTCTCCTTGCTGCTTGCCTTCTCCGGCGCTGGCGTGGCCTGGAAACTCTACAACGTTCCAGAGCCCGTCCGCCACAAAGAGCGACTCGGCAGCGTTCGCGAAACGCTCGAGTCGAACTACTACCAGGACGAGTACCAGGTCTGGCTCGCAGAGGGCCTGACGTTGCCGCTCGCTCGAGCGGCGGATCGGTTCGACCAGACGGCAATTGACGGCGTCGTCAACGGGACGTCGACGGCGAGCCTGCTGGGGAGCGAACGGATGACTCGGTTGCAGACCGGACTCGTGACGAACTACGCGGCCCTGCTCGTAGCCGGCTTTATCGGCTTACTGCTTCTCCTCGGCATTAGTGGGGGGTGGTTCCTATGATGATTGAAGCACTGATTGGAGTGGCACTACTCGGCGCGCTCGTGACGTTCCTCGCGCCGAATCGTATCGCGGGGAAACTAGCGTTTGCGATCAGCCTGGTGCCTGCTGCACTCAGCCTGTGGATGTTCACGGCGTTCGACGGCAGCGGCAACGCCTTGCTCGATGGCGAACTCGCCTTCGAGTCCCAGTTAGAGTGGATCCAACTCGCGGACTACTCGATTTCGTGGTTCGTCGGGCTGGACGGCATTAGCCTGCCGCTGGTCGTGCTGACGACGGTGCTGACGTCGCTTGCGATCATGAGTTCGTGGACGCCGATTGACGAGCGCGAATCCCAGTTCTACGGGCTCGTGCTCTTTATCGAGGCGAATCTGATCGGCGTCTTCACGGCGCTTGACTTCTTCGTCTGGTTCATCTTCTGGGAGGCAGTCCTGATCCCGATGTATCTGCTGATCGGGATCTGGGGCGGCCCGCGCCGGAAGTACGCGGCGATCAAGTTCTTCGTCTACACGAACGTCGCCTCGCTCGTGATGTTCGGTGCGTTCATCGCGCTCGTGTTCGGACTCGACGTCTCGAGCTTTGCGCTGCCGGAGATCACGGATGCGATGCTCAACGGCGGTCCCGATGGCTTCCTCGGCGTTGATGGTACGACGCTCGCGTCGGTCGTCTTCGTCGCGATGTTCCTCGGATTCGCCGTGAAGGTGCCAATCGTGCCGTTCCACACCTGGCTGCCTGACGCTCACGTCGAGGCACCGACGCCCGCGTCGGTGCTGCTTGCCGGTGTGTTGCTGAAGATGGGGACCTACGCACTGCTCCGATTCAACTTCACGATGTTCCCAACGGAGATCATCGAACCGTTCGTGATCCCGATTGCCACAATCGCGGTCATCAGCGTCATCTACGGCGCGATGCTCGCACTCGCACAGACGGACCTCAAACGGATCGTCGCCTACTCCTCCGTGTCGTCGATGGGCTACGTCATCCTCGGCCTGATCGCGTTCACGCAGTTCGGCGTCGGCGGCGCAACGTTCCAGATGGTCTCACACGGCCTCATT contains these protein-coding regions:
- a CDS encoding NuoI/complex I 23 kDa subunit family protein gives rise to the protein MIGLLKSMATTMKHALDGSTFTVEYPDTAPDVSPRFRGVHKWSQERCIWCRQCENVCPNDTIQIVMDDKRNGEQYNLHIGQCIYCRLCEEVCPTDAILLTQNFEFTGDTKQDLVYNKEQLKTVPWYKDIDPLESREPDRGAWIGDGEGEVDYQ
- a CDS encoding NADH-quinone oxidoreductase subunit J, which produces MTYELLAFALFASVTLASALGVVLLQDPWHSALMLGVALMSIAVHFVMLAAEFVAMMQILVYVGGVLILITFAVMLTQRDETDDGVDSDEVVQT
- the nuoK gene encoding NADH-quinone oxidoreductase subunit NuoK, giving the protein MTVGIEYYVLLSMALFSIGLFGVLTRRNALLFLMSVELMLNAANINLVAFAFYHGNLSGQVFALFAMALAAAEVAVGLGIILVLYRNFRDVDVTVPTTMRW
- the nuoL gene encoding NADH-quinone oxidoreductase subunit L; translated protein: MEGVFDFAPAIALFPLVAFVVALAFGKHMPKKGALAGIIATAGSLVLSVLMLAAVAIGEEGYYHETLYEWTAGEAASQVGAEGISFTFGILIDPLAALMLVIVSLVAFLVHVFSLGYMNDEGETGLPRYYAGLGLFTFSMLAFVYADNLLMAFMFFELVGLCSFLLIGFWFRTRSAPSAAKKAFLVTRFGDYFFLVGVVAIAATFGTLQFAGDDSFVVAAQTAIDGGDELFGFDAQTWVTITGLLVLGGVMGKSAQFPLHTWLPDAMEGPTTVSALIHAATMVAAGVYLVARMFGYYALSPTTLAIIAFIGGFTALFAATMGVVKDDIKQVLAYSTISQYGFMMLGLGVGGYVAGVFHLMNHAFFKALLFLGAGAVIVIMHHEQDMWKMGGLKDKAPVTYYTFLAGALALAGIIPFSGFWSKDEILYDALIVGLEEPVIMAAYAMGLVAVFFTGFYTFRMVFLTFHGEPRSETAENPHPVGWSIKAPLIVLGVLALVAGAANLAPVAKLANVDITFLQSWLEGGVGDATYAAYSETLFSGDDPVYNTDYIGTEETTVLVAAGLSLLLAFSGAGVAWKLYNVPEPVRHKERLGSVRETLESNYYQDEYQVWLAEGLTLPLARAADRFDQTAIDGVVNGTSTASLLGSERMTRLQTGLVTNYAALLVAGFIGLLLLLGISGGWFL
- a CDS encoding complex I subunit 4 family protein — its product is MMIEALIGVALLGALVTFLAPNRIAGKLAFAISLVPAALSLWMFTAFDGSGNALLDGELAFESQLEWIQLADYSISWFVGLDGISLPLVVLTTVLTSLAIMSSWTPIDERESQFYGLVLFIEANLIGVFTALDFFVWFIFWEAVLIPMYLLIGIWGGPRRKYAAIKFFVYTNVASLVMFGAFIALVFGLDVSSFALPEITDAMLNGGPDGFLGVDGTTLASVVFVAMFLGFAVKVPIVPFHTWLPDAHVEAPTPASVLLAGVLLKMGTYALLRFNFTMFPTEIIEPFVIPIATIAVISVIYGAMLALAQTDLKRIVAYSSVSSMGYVILGLIAFTQFGVGGATFQMVSHGLISGLMFMAVGVIYNATHTRMVTDMSGMADRMPVAVGILIAGAFGYMGLPLMSGFAAEYFIFFGAFGSDLLTYAPIFTALAMFGIVIVAGYLLFALQRAVFGPYHLETDYEVSRAPLHDVAPMFVLLGLIIALGVAPDLIFEMITDAVDPLLESATGGEL